A portion of the Halobacillus ihumii genome contains these proteins:
- a CDS encoding type 1 glutamine amidotransferase family protein, with protein sequence MINVYYYVLDTLSDWELGYVTAELHSRRYFKKQSPHVSVKTVAPTKEAITTMGGITVTPDITVDEIIAESSSVLLLPGADTWDEQKHTPIIEKASELLECGATVAAICGATTTLAEAGMLDGRIHTSNSLEFLKMVCPNYKGEHYYKDVKAIADSELITGSSASGLLFAKIVLEKLDVFSDDTLEAWYNYFNTGDTKYFHTLMQTLDK encoded by the coding sequence GTGATTAACGTTTATTATTACGTGTTGGATACACTATCAGATTGGGAACTTGGATATGTGACGGCAGAACTTCATTCCAGACGATACTTTAAAAAGCAGAGTCCCCATGTTTCTGTGAAAACTGTGGCTCCTACAAAGGAAGCCATAACAACGATGGGTGGTATAACAGTTACGCCTGATATCACTGTTGATGAAATTATTGCTGAGTCTTCATCAGTTTTATTGTTACCTGGCGCAGATACTTGGGATGAGCAGAAGCATACTCCGATTATTGAAAAGGCGAGCGAATTATTAGAATGTGGGGCAACAGTCGCTGCAATATGTGGAGCAACAACTACTCTTGCCGAAGCCGGGATGTTGGATGGACGCATTCACACTAGCAATAGTCTTGAATTTCTTAAAATGGTATGTCCAAATTATAAAGGGGAGCACTATTATAAAGATGTGAAAGCAATTGCAGATAGTGAGTTAATTACGGGAAGTTCAGCAAGCGGTTTGCTTTTCGCTAAAATTGTATTAGAGAAATTAGATGTATTTTCTGATGATACCCTTGAGGCGTGGTATAACTACTTTAATACGGGTGACACGAAATATTTTCACACTCTAATGCAGACTTTAGACAAGTGA
- a CDS encoding TrkH family potassium uptake protein — protein sequence MNGLRETVKKQFRNLQLNPPLFIALGFLLLILLGGVLLKLPIATTMTVSWVDAFFTSASAVTVTGLWVVDTGTAYTLFGELVILALIQIGGLGFLTFSILIFIFFGKKIGLTQRVLIQERLQTSLGGIIRLVKRITVVSLTIEAVGVMLLSLRWVPEMGFWKGVYYSLFHIVSSFNNAGFALWPDSLSDYVGDPGVNIIITLMFVLGGLGFTVLTDLWSKKTFRALTLHTKLMVIGTVVINIIAIITFFILEVDNPETLGNLSDSERLWASYFQGIAPRTAGFNTVPIGELEEATLLFISMLMFIGAGSISTAGGIKLTTFIIILFAVGTYLKHKKTSPILLNRNIKVRVVYRAQAIVVTSLFFIFVAIFTLSITENKPFITLLFEVMSAFGTVGLSTGITPSLSTVGKLVIMFMMYIGLVGPLSVVLSLARVEKQKIRYPDEDVFTG from the coding sequence CTGAATGGTTTAAGAGAAACAGTTAAAAAACAGTTTAGAAATCTACAATTAAACCCACCACTTTTTATCGCACTAGGGTTTTTACTTTTAATTTTATTGGGTGGGGTATTATTAAAGCTGCCCATTGCTACAACGATGACTGTCAGTTGGGTTGACGCGTTTTTCACCTCGGCCTCTGCTGTAACCGTGACAGGCCTATGGGTAGTGGATACAGGGACAGCATATACATTGTTTGGTGAACTTGTTATTTTAGCCTTGATTCAAATTGGCGGTCTTGGTTTTTTGACGTTCTCTATCCTTATTTTCATTTTCTTTGGAAAGAAGATTGGTTTGACACAACGTGTTTTAATACAAGAACGATTGCAAACTTCCCTTGGTGGAATAATTCGACTAGTGAAGCGAATAACAGTTGTCTCTTTAACCATTGAGGCAGTTGGTGTCATGCTGCTATCCTTACGATGGGTTCCAGAGATGGGTTTTTGGAAAGGAGTATATTATAGTCTTTTTCATATTGTATCTTCATTTAATAATGCTGGATTCGCCCTTTGGCCGGATAGTCTTAGTGACTACGTTGGAGACCCTGGAGTTAATATCATCATTACTTTAATGTTTGTATTAGGCGGATTAGGCTTTACAGTGTTAACTGATCTGTGGTCTAAAAAAACATTTCGTGCACTAACCCTTCACACAAAGCTTATGGTGATTGGGACAGTAGTGATCAATATCATTGCAATTATAACTTTCTTTATCCTAGAAGTAGACAACCCTGAAACATTGGGAAACTTATCTGACAGTGAACGGTTATGGGCATCGTATTTTCAAGGAATCGCTCCAAGGACGGCAGGATTCAACACAGTCCCAATAGGGGAGTTGGAAGAAGCTACACTTTTGTTTATCTCCATGTTAATGTTTATCGGAGCAGGCAGTATCTCGACTGCTGGCGGTATAAAATTGACTACTTTTATTATCATTTTGTTTGCTGTTGGAACTTATTTAAAGCATAAAAAAACTAGCCCTATTCTATTAAATAGGAACATTAAGGTTAGGGTTGTATATCGGGCCCAAGCCATTGTAGTGACCAGTCTTTTTTTCATATTTGTAGCGATATTCACCCTGTCTATTACAGAAAATAAACCCTTTATTACATTATTATTCGAAGTAATGTCTGCTTTTGGAACAGTTGGCTTATCAACAGGGATTACACCAAGCTTAAGTACGGTCGGTAAATTAGTCATCATGTTTATGATGTATATAGGTCTTGTAGGGCCTTTATCTGTTGTATTATCACTTGCCCGGGTTGAAAAACAGAAAATCCGTTATCCTGACGAGGATGTCTTTACGGGATAA
- a CDS encoding homoserine dehydrogenase, giving the protein MTHKLAFVGFGVVGSGLAEILLDKQDMLANQVGLDAEIVAISDLNLGSIYHPEGLNLQTLLDVVNEDNSLENYPEHPGLIRGWDSLQTIRETNADTIVEVTPTDVETGQPAIDHCREAFKNKKNLITTNKGPVALQYKELSSLAEENGVGWGFEGTVMSGTPTLRMPAVSLSGNNIREIRGILNGTTNFILSKMEEDMTYDDALAQAQDHGYAEADPTSDVEGHDILYKVVILANVVMDVPLVKDEVECQGMTDLTAEDIEEAKSEGKRWKLLARITQQDGKVQASVKPEKLSLDESLASVMGAANAITYECDLSGPVTVTGAGAGRIETGFSLLTDLININQTRIYEMR; this is encoded by the coding sequence GTGACGCATAAGCTGGCGTTTGTCGGATTCGGTGTTGTCGGTAGTGGATTAGCGGAAATTCTGCTTGATAAGCAAGACATGCTGGCGAATCAAGTTGGCTTAGATGCAGAGATTGTGGCGATTTCAGATTTGAACTTGGGTTCGATCTATCACCCAGAAGGATTAAATCTTCAGACGTTGCTTGATGTAGTCAATGAGGATAACAGTCTAGAGAATTATCCTGAACATCCTGGCTTAATCAGAGGGTGGGACAGTCTGCAAACGATTAGGGAGACAAACGCGGATACGATTGTGGAAGTGACCCCTACGGATGTGGAAACGGGCCAGCCCGCGATCGATCATTGCCGGGAAGCTTTTAAAAATAAGAAGAATCTCATCACCACAAATAAAGGTCCAGTTGCCCTTCAATACAAAGAATTGTCATCCCTGGCAGAGGAAAATGGCGTCGGATGGGGATTTGAAGGCACGGTAATGAGCGGAACGCCGACACTGCGGATGCCCGCTGTTTCGCTTTCAGGAAATAACATCCGTGAAATCCGCGGGATCCTCAACGGGACAACCAATTTCATTTTATCAAAAATGGAAGAAGACATGACGTATGACGACGCATTAGCACAGGCACAGGACCATGGTTATGCAGAAGCTGATCCAACAAGTGATGTGGAAGGTCATGACATTTTGTATAAGGTGGTTATTTTAGCCAATGTTGTGATGGATGTACCTCTGGTAAAAGATGAGGTGGAATGCCAGGGAATGACGGATCTTACAGCGGAAGATATTGAAGAAGCGAAGTCAGAAGGGAAGCGGTGGAAGCTGCTTGCAAGAATTACCCAGCAAGATGGTAAGGTCCAGGCATCCGTTAAACCGGAAAAGCTTTCCTTGGATGAATCGCTCGCTTCCGTGATGGGAGCCGCTAATGCGATTACCTACGAATGCGATTTGTCCGGTCCGGTTACGGTCACAGGTGCAGGTGCCGGACGGATTGAAACTGGCTTTTCTCTGTTAACTGATTTAATCAATATCAACCAAACACGAATCTATGAAATGAGGTGA
- a CDS encoding DUF4367 domain-containing protein produces the protein MIKKIIFIAITIFITAGCTSTQSSGEDTKKENTTKDDVTKVLEQMFSGPDEELTQLYEKDNYEEIINYYMTQFEPYFTEEYMDHAVKTNLLNSFHQKAYGNDVNMDIGNMSIEQSEDTKNAYDFEIQVDVSNGQSADVSGRVNTNEEGKITQIRYIDIKSLSNAFDTAVEIEEGLFEYDRSRLVSRTGDEAYQPKYPTVMPFEVDGVEIEPGIMEQKDTLLTFIFHSETNETLELKTIKDGEISYQDLETEEVSIGDQTGQYAGNEGETQRLIWKHGSITYELKGNVEDLSKDDLLTVAESFE, from the coding sequence ATGATCAAAAAAATTATATTTATTGCTATCACGATCTTTATAACCGCCGGTTGCACATCTACACAGTCTTCTGGTGAGGATACGAAAAAGGAAAATACTACAAAGGATGATGTGACAAAGGTATTGGAGCAAATGTTTTCAGGACCTGATGAAGAGTTAACACAGCTTTATGAAAAGGATAATTATGAAGAGATTATAAACTATTACATGACCCAATTCGAACCTTACTTTACGGAAGAGTATATGGATCATGCGGTGAAGACCAATCTACTTAACAGCTTTCACCAAAAGGCGTATGGAAATGATGTTAACATGGATATTGGTAATATGAGCATCGAGCAGAGCGAAGATACAAAAAACGCTTATGATTTTGAGATTCAAGTCGATGTAAGCAATGGTCAATCAGCGGATGTTAGTGGGAGAGTGAACACAAACGAAGAGGGTAAAATTACTCAAATCCGCTACATTGATATTAAATCATTATCGAACGCTTTCGATACGGCCGTTGAAATAGAAGAGGGACTATTTGAATACGATCGTTCTAGGTTGGTAAGTCGGACCGGAGATGAAGCCTATCAGCCTAAGTATCCGACTGTCATGCCTTTTGAAGTTGATGGTGTAGAAATAGAACCCGGAATTATGGAGCAAAAAGATACCTTATTAACATTCATTTTTCATTCTGAAACGAATGAAACGTTGGAATTGAAAACCATTAAGGATGGCGAAATCTCCTATCAGGACTTAGAGACGGAAGAGGTTTCGATCGGGGATCAAACGGGACAATATGCTGGAAACGAAGGCGAGACTCAACGATTGATTTGGAAGCACGGATCGATCACGTATGAGTTGAAAGGGAATGTAGAGGACTTATCAAAAGATGATCTGCTTACAGTGGCGGAGTCTTTTGAATAA
- a CDS encoding DinB family protein — protein sequence MDVKTLLLQQWASCLDEQDWFPPLEKALEDITFEQAIWKPADRTMNSIWELVCHLLFYEKRYLMRFLGETANEPQAEVNEDTFRLPTETLENWKKTKQEYFYVHRELGKILAESEHEDLYRQVPGEDNSLVLELKSLALHNAYHIGQIVFLSKMQGAWAGKRSF from the coding sequence ATGGATGTAAAGACACTTTTGTTACAACAATGGGCAAGTTGCTTAGATGAACAAGACTGGTTTCCACCACTTGAAAAAGCGCTAGAGGATATCACTTTTGAACAGGCAATTTGGAAACCAGCTGATAGGACAATGAATTCCATTTGGGAATTAGTTTGTCATTTACTTTTCTATGAAAAGAGATACCTGATGCGATTTCTTGGTGAAACAGCGAATGAACCCCAGGCAGAAGTTAATGAAGATACATTTCGATTACCAACTGAGACGTTAGAAAATTGGAAGAAAACAAAACAAGAATACTTTTATGTTCATCGTGAACTTGGAAAAATACTAGCAGAATCAGAACATGAAGATTTGTATAGACAGGTCCCAGGAGAAGATAATTCGTTAGTGCTTGAACTGAAGAGTTTAGCATTGCACAACGCATATCATATTGGGCAAATTGTATTCCTAAGTAAAATGCAAGGAGCTTGGGCAGGGAAACGCAGCTTTTAA
- a CDS encoding cystathionine gamma-synthase family protein, protein MTNQWDYGTESVWAGEDRYLLQGATQVPVVHSVSFGYSDIDDWYDVALNKREGHIYARNTNPTVDAFEEKIRQLEDAEAATSSSTGMSAISNTLFALLSSGDRVVSIKDTYGGTNKIFSEFLPKFNVDVELCDTTDFEAIEREVEKGCNILYLESPTNPTLKIVDLNRLIAAAKRVDALVIVDNTFATPINQHPLALGADLVIHSATKFLGGHADALGGVVCGPKELVDKVYHFREINGSTLEPMSAYLLLRGMKTLDIRLKQQEWSAQKIAHYLEKQPLVEDVFYPGLPSHQGHDIATQQMDGFGSMLSFSLKGGLDAVREFLPTLNHAHLAANLGAVETIASIPRTSSHVESSAEERKAMGIPEGLIRYSTGVENTEDLIADLDQAFKKLSEKQPEYTNS, encoded by the coding sequence ATGACTAATCAATGGGATTATGGAACAGAGTCTGTTTGGGCTGGTGAAGACCGCTATTTACTGCAAGGCGCAACACAAGTTCCTGTTGTTCACAGTGTTTCCTTTGGTTATAGCGACATTGATGATTGGTATGACGTGGCCTTAAATAAACGAGAAGGGCATATTTATGCGAGAAATACAAATCCAACGGTTGATGCGTTTGAGGAAAAAATTCGTCAGCTGGAAGATGCAGAGGCCGCGACCTCCTCTTCAACGGGCATGTCAGCTATCAGTAATACACTCTTTGCTTTGCTCTCCTCAGGTGATCGTGTCGTGTCCATCAAAGATACGTACGGCGGCACCAATAAAATTTTCTCGGAGTTTTTGCCAAAATTTAATGTGGATGTGGAGCTTTGCGATACAACTGACTTTGAAGCCATAGAGCGGGAGGTTGAAAAAGGTTGTAACATCCTCTATTTAGAGTCCCCGACGAATCCAACGTTAAAAATTGTTGATCTGAACAGGCTGATCGCAGCGGCCAAGCGTGTCGATGCATTAGTAATCGTTGACAACACATTTGCCACGCCGATCAATCAGCATCCATTGGCTCTCGGAGCTGATCTTGTGATTCACAGTGCCACAAAATTTCTCGGAGGCCATGCCGATGCGCTTGGCGGGGTCGTGTGCGGACCTAAAGAACTCGTCGATAAAGTGTATCACTTTCGCGAAATTAACGGTTCAACACTTGAACCTATGTCCGCGTACTTGCTGCTTCGCGGCATGAAAACACTTGATATCCGCCTTAAACAGCAAGAATGGAGCGCCCAAAAAATTGCCCATTATTTAGAGAAGCAGCCGCTTGTTGAGGATGTCTTTTATCCAGGACTCCCTTCCCATCAGGGCCATGACATCGCAACTCAGCAAATGGATGGCTTCGGCAGCATGCTCAGCTTTTCACTAAAAGGCGGACTTGATGCGGTCCGTGAATTTCTGCCAACCCTTAACCATGCACACTTGGCGGCCAATTTAGGTGCCGTCGAAACCATTGCGAGCATACCGAGAACATCAAGTCATGTGGAAAGTTCGGCTGAAGAGCGTAAAGCCATGGGAATTCCTGAAGGGTTGATTCGTTATTCCACAGGAGTGGAAAACACTGAAGACTTAATCGCTGATCTCGATCAAGCCTTTAAGAAGCTTTCTGAAAAACAACCGGAATATACGAACTCGTAA
- a CDS encoding PadR family transcriptional regulator: MKHKLLPLSETMHYILLALREPLHGYAVMQKIEKLSNGTVNLAAGTLYGAIENLNKHGWIEAVGNSGRRKIYMITTEGSAILKMEQERLSHILSLYEGSELNEEV, translated from the coding sequence ATGAAACATAAATTATTGCCGTTGTCTGAAACCATGCATTATATTTTATTAGCTCTGCGCGAGCCACTCCACGGCTATGCCGTAATGCAGAAGATAGAGAAATTAAGTAATGGTACTGTTAATTTAGCGGCCGGTACATTATACGGTGCAATTGAAAACTTGAATAAACATGGTTGGATTGAAGCTGTTGGAAATTCGGGGCGGAGAAAAATTTATATGATAACTACAGAAGGAAGCGCCATTTTAAAAATGGAACAAGAAAGGCTATCGCATATTTTATCTTTGTACGAAGGGAGTGAATTAAATGAAGAAGTTTAA
- a CDS encoding M20 metallopeptidase family protein, whose amino-acid sequence MAGSTSITERADELSDELIEWRRHIHQNPELSFQEQETSSFVEEKLKQIDGIDIETGIAGTGVLATFSNGDGPTIAVRADMDALPIEEQSSQDYRSENDGVMHACGHDAHTAILLGVAQLLGETFNNNEYKGTVKLLFQPAEEVPDEDGRTGSSYVVKDDVLSEADAAFALHMCPWREVGEAQVSDGHSMANIDMFKGKIRGSGGHGAYPQQCQDPIWMLGPAMQALYGIVSRKISPLESGVVTIGKVQGGTSTNVIPTEVEVEGTLRSYSPEVRKFLVDEVEKAFSVVEPLGGEADVEITHGEPALQNDPQVNTWLKQTMQDLYPSFQVYEGPFGLGGEDFSIVTEEMPGAMFFLGCKNSDDKQRNLHTPEFDIDEACLPYGAAILAETALRYLSGDYELEDQNQEVTTSDA is encoded by the coding sequence TTGGCTGGTAGTACTTCTATCACTGAACGTGCCGACGAGCTTTCGGATGAACTCATAGAATGGAGACGACACATCCATCAGAATCCTGAACTCAGTTTTCAAGAACAGGAGACATCATCCTTTGTGGAAGAAAAATTGAAACAAATCGACGGAATTGACATTGAAACAGGAATTGCCGGAACCGGAGTGCTGGCGACATTTTCTAACGGAGACGGGCCGACGATTGCGGTACGAGCTGACATGGATGCTCTGCCAATTGAGGAACAGAGTTCACAGGATTATCGTTCTGAGAATGATGGTGTCATGCATGCCTGCGGCCACGATGCACATACAGCGATTTTACTCGGTGTAGCTCAACTGTTAGGCGAAACTTTTAACAATAATGAATACAAAGGGACAGTGAAGCTCCTGTTCCAGCCAGCAGAAGAAGTACCTGATGAGGACGGGCGTACCGGGTCCAGTTACGTGGTCAAGGACGACGTGCTAAGTGAGGCGGACGCTGCTTTTGCCCTTCATATGTGCCCGTGGCGAGAAGTAGGCGAAGCACAAGTGAGTGATGGGCACAGCATGGCGAATATCGATATGTTCAAAGGAAAGATTCGTGGAAGCGGCGGGCATGGAGCATACCCGCAGCAATGTCAGGATCCGATCTGGATGCTCGGTCCAGCCATGCAAGCCTTATACGGCATTGTTTCACGAAAAATATCTCCGCTCGAGTCAGGCGTTGTAACCATTGGCAAAGTCCAAGGAGGAACCTCAACCAATGTGATTCCAACTGAAGTGGAAGTAGAAGGGACACTGCGAAGTTACAGTCCTGAGGTAAGAAAATTTCTTGTCGACGAGGTGGAGAAAGCTTTTTCCGTCGTGGAACCGCTCGGCGGGGAAGCGGACGTGGAGATTACTCATGGTGAGCCTGCTCTTCAAAATGACCCGCAGGTGAATACATGGCTGAAGCAGACGATGCAAGATCTTTATCCATCGTTTCAAGTGTATGAAGGGCCGTTTGGGCTTGGCGGCGAGGACTTTAGCATAGTAACCGAGGAGATGCCTGGGGCGATGTTTTTCCTTGGCTGCAAAAATTCTGATGACAAGCAGCGTAATTTACACACCCCGGAGTTTGATATCGACGAAGCATGCCTGCCTTATGGTGCAGCGATTTTAGCGGAAACGGCCCTCAGGTATTTGTCAGGTGACTATGAGTTGGAAGATCAAAATCAGGAGGTGACGACAAGTGACGCATAA
- a CDS encoding DUF1062 domain-containing protein: MSINNLFTYEIIAQETPYIKRNCSKCKTNTEFYCSEKFRVNANQKIVDIWLIYNCTHCEGTWNYPILSRVNINKIDSMLIQKFMNNDKETIWYYAFQITKLRKLCNDVNTDIRYELRKEKLNSLSNEVTIRICCKYNFGLRIDKLIAEIFGISRSKVNKLSQNGTMLLNPNINMKSKVINNLQITVIGDWCKVDSLT; this comes from the coding sequence ATGAGTATTAATAATTTATTCACTTATGAGATCATTGCTCAGGAAACACCTTATATAAAACGAAATTGTAGTAAATGTAAAACGAACACAGAATTTTATTGTAGTGAGAAATTCAGGGTTAATGCGAATCAGAAAATAGTCGATATTTGGCTTATTTATAACTGTACACATTGTGAGGGGACTTGGAATTACCCTATTTTATCGAGAGTAAATATTAATAAAATTGATTCTATGCTAATTCAAAAGTTTATGAATAATGATAAAGAGACAATTTGGTACTATGCTTTTCAAATCACCAAATTAAGAAAACTATGTAATGATGTAAATACAGATATACGATACGAGTTAAGAAAAGAAAAGCTCAATTCACTATCTAACGAGGTTACTATTAGAATTTGCTGTAAATATAATTTTGGTCTTAGAATAGATAAACTAATAGCAGAAATATTTGGCATTTCAAGGTCAAAAGTAAATAAATTGTCTCAAAATGGAACTATGTTGCTAAATCCAAACATTAATATGAAGAGCAAAGTTATAAATAATTTACAAATTACCGTCATAGGTGATTGGTGCAAAGTTGATTCTTTGACATAA
- a CDS encoding aldehyde dehydrogenase family protein, giving the protein MTTGVTGQKMLIAGEWKEKDETIEVRDPGDNSLIDTVPAASASDMEEAIERAKQEIDQKRRLPVHKRIEILNRAADNVNEQKETFATIIAREGSKTINEARDEVDRTIQILKISAEEARRIQGETISFDQVPGSENRVGYYTHFPVGVVGAITAFNDPLNLVAHKVGPALASGNAVVVKPTKVTPLSALYLGEALLEAGLPSPLLSVVTGKGSELGDPLVKHPDVGMISFTGGLETGEQITEKTGVKKLRMELGSNCPVIVLNDADLESAVENTVSGSFAAAGQNCIGVQRVFIEKDVFDRFTEQFVHQTNQLNMGDKRSESTDMGPMISEEEAKRIEQWVNEAVEDGAEILCGGERQGAYYTPTVLTNVPKHAKIAYEEAFAPVVSLFPVEDLEEAIQQSNSVNFGLQAGIFTPNIDKAHEAIEKLDVGGVIVNDSSDYRVDAMPFGGMKGSGIGREGVRFAIESMTEKKVACFNLAK; this is encoded by the coding sequence ATGACAACAGGTGTAACAGGTCAAAAGATGTTAATTGCCGGAGAATGGAAAGAGAAAGATGAGACCATTGAAGTTCGTGATCCAGGCGATAACAGCCTGATTGATACCGTCCCGGCTGCTTCAGCGAGTGATATGGAAGAAGCGATTGAACGGGCCAAACAGGAAATAGATCAAAAGAGGAGACTTCCCGTTCATAAACGCATTGAGATCTTAAACCGAGCAGCGGATAACGTCAACGAACAAAAAGAAACGTTCGCGACCATCATAGCCCGCGAAGGAAGCAAGACGATCAACGAAGCACGGGATGAAGTAGACAGAACGATTCAAATCCTGAAAATCAGCGCAGAAGAAGCGCGCAGAATTCAGGGCGAAACGATTTCCTTCGACCAGGTGCCTGGAAGTGAGAACCGTGTTGGCTATTATACTCATTTTCCAGTCGGCGTCGTGGGTGCGATTACGGCCTTTAATGATCCATTAAACCTGGTAGCTCATAAGGTTGGTCCGGCACTTGCCTCTGGAAACGCCGTGGTCGTCAAGCCGACAAAAGTCACCCCGTTGAGCGCGCTTTATTTAGGAGAAGCCTTGCTTGAGGCAGGTCTGCCATCGCCATTGCTCTCCGTTGTGACGGGAAAAGGAAGCGAACTTGGCGATCCGCTCGTCAAGCATCCTGACGTAGGAATGATCTCCTTTACCGGAGGTCTTGAAACCGGTGAACAAATCACCGAAAAAACGGGCGTGAAAAAGCTGCGAATGGAACTAGGCTCAAACTGCCCCGTCATTGTGTTGAACGATGCTGATCTCGAAAGCGCCGTAGAGAATACAGTCAGCGGCTCATTCGCAGCTGCCGGGCAAAACTGTATCGGAGTTCAGCGCGTTTTTATTGAAAAAGACGTGTTCGATAGGTTTACTGAACAGTTCGTTCACCAAACAAATCAGCTGAATATGGGCGATAAACGTTCTGAATCCACCGACATGGGGCCGATGATCAGCGAAGAAGAAGCAAAACGAATCGAACAGTGGGTGAATGAAGCCGTTGAAGATGGAGCAGAAATTCTGTGCGGGGGCGAGCGCCAGGGCGCTTATTACACCCCGACGGTCTTAACCAATGTTCCTAAACACGCTAAGATCGCCTATGAAGAAGCATTCGCCCCTGTCGTTTCCCTCTTTCCCGTAGAGGACTTAGAAGAAGCCATCCAGCAGTCTAATTCAGTGAACTTTGGCCTGCAAGCAGGTATTTTCACCCCGAACATCGACAAAGCTCACGAAGCTATTGAAAAGTTGGATGTCGGCGGTGTGATCGTCAATGACAGCAGTGACTACCGCGTCGATGCGATGCCGTTTGGCGGTATGAAAGGTTCAGGTATCGGTCGTGAAGGGGTTAGGTTTGCGATTGAATCGATGACGGAAAAGAAAGTGGCTTGTTTTAACTTGGCCAAGTAA
- a CDS encoding DUF2812 domain-containing protein: protein MKKFNVFFNIEKEEQWLNEQLQKGYRCTNISGLGIYTFKKTDKRYVMRLDYQDFLPKKKFMEYKGIYEDFGWIYMKGYWLGGIRYWQKEDDGQSEIFSDRQSKGNYYKRLMGYSFMLGMLCLAFSYMLYMDSDAGLYFDGLWSMKGALFWKALIFETPFVLLKLSPAILVVFFGRSFYKANRKYSMLKEK from the coding sequence ATGAAGAAGTTTAACGTGTTTTTTAATATTGAAAAAGAAGAGCAATGGCTGAACGAGCAATTACAAAAAGGCTATCGTTGTACAAATATTAGTGGATTAGGAATTTACACTTTCAAAAAAACTGACAAAAGATATGTTATGCGACTGGATTATCAAGACTTTTTACCAAAGAAAAAGTTCATGGAATACAAAGGGATATATGAAGATTTTGGTTGGATCTATATGAAGGGGTACTGGCTGGGTGGAATACGGTACTGGCAAAAAGAAGATGATGGTCAAAGTGAAATCTTCTCGGACCGCCAATCAAAGGGTAATTATTATAAAAGATTAATGGGCTATTCATTTATGTTGGGTATGCTGTGCTTGGCATTTTCTTATATGCTTTACATGGATTCTGATGCGGGATTATATTTTGATGGTCTTTGGAGTATGAAAGGTGCATTATTTTGGAAGGCACTTATATTTGAAACTCCATTTGTCCTTTTAAAGTTGTCCCCCGCAATTCTGGTTGTTTTCTTTGGTAGAAGTTTCTATAAAGCCAATCGAAAGTATTCAATGTTAAAAGAAAAGTAA
- a CDS encoding potassium channel family protein has translation MAKQYAVIGLGRFGGSICRTLNEQGQEVLAIDKNEEVVNEYADIVTYAVIANTTEQNMLRSIGVRNIDHAIVAIGDDIQASLLTTLILKELGVPKVTAKAITDYHGRILQKIGADNVVHPERDMGRRVANHIISSSVLDYIELSDEYSVVEVVIGEKMIGKSLADLDVRANYGINILAIKRNKEIDVSPEPDKLLYKGDLIIIMGADADIKRFRNNMLDND, from the coding sequence ATGGCAAAACAATATGCAGTCATCGGTCTTGGCCGATTCGGAGGGAGTATTTGTCGTACATTAAATGAGCAAGGTCAAGAGGTCTTAGCTATTGATAAGAATGAGGAAGTTGTAAATGAATATGCAGACATCGTAACATACGCCGTCATCGCTAACACAACAGAGCAAAATATGTTACGAAGTATAGGCGTTAGAAACATTGATCATGCCATTGTTGCCATTGGGGACGACATTCAGGCTAGCCTATTAACAACACTTATTCTTAAAGAGTTGGGTGTTCCAAAAGTAACGGCAAAGGCTATTACTGACTACCACGGGAGAATACTGCAAAAAATTGGGGCCGACAATGTGGTTCATCCTGAAAGAGATATGGGAAGACGTGTGGCTAATCATATTATTTCCTCTAGCGTGTTGGATTATATCGAATTATCGGATGAGTACAGTGTGGTAGAGGTCGTCATAGGTGAAAAAATGATAGGTAAATCCCTTGCCGACTTAGATGTGCGTGCAAACTATGGCATAAATATTTTAGCTATTAAGAGAAATAAAGAAATCGATGTTTCCCCGGAACCAGATAAACTTTTATATAAAGGGGACCTTATCATTATCATGGGTGCAGATGCTGACATTAAACGATTTCGAAATAACATGTTAGACAATGACTAA